From the genome of Oxyura jamaicensis isolate SHBP4307 breed ruddy duck chromosome 2, BPBGC_Ojam_1.0, whole genome shotgun sequence, one region includes:
- the DUSP22 gene encoding dual specificity protein phosphatase 22 isoform X2 translates to MILPGLFIGNFKDARDVEQLSKNNITHILSIHDSARPMLEGVKYLCIPAADSPSQNLARHFRESIKFIHECRLTGEGCLVHCLAGVSRSVTLVVAYIMTITDFGWEDALSVVRAARSCANPNMGFQRQLQEFEKHDVDQFRQWLKEEYGENSSQDLQEAKNLLSKYKEQAELQQSTGGRQWNNNFSSVPSLSYSNYTTET, encoded by the exons ATGCCCGAGATGTAGAGCAATTGAGCAAGAATAACATTACGCACATTCTTTCCATTCATGACAGTGCCCGTCCTATGCTTGAG GGAGTGAAGTATCTCTGTATTCCTGCTGCTGACTCACCCTCGCAGAACTT ggCAAGGCATTTCAGAGAGAGCATCAAATTCATCCATGAGTGCCGGCTTACAGGTGAAGGCTGCCTAGTTCATTG CCTTGCAGGTGTCTCCAGGAGCGTAACATTGGTGGTTGCCTACATTATGACCATCACAGACTTTGGCTGGGAAGATGCACTGTCTGTTGTCCGAGCAGCGAGATCCTGTGCCAATCCCAACATGGGCTTCCAGAGACAGCTACAGGAGTTTGAAAAGCATGATGTCGATCAG TTCAGGCAGTGGCTGAAAGAAGAATATGGTGAAAACTCTTCTCAGGATCTGCAAGAAGCCAAAAATCTTCTGAGCAAATATAAAGAGCAGGCAGAGTTGCAGCAGAGTACTGGGGGAAGACAGTGGAATAACAACTTCTCGTCTGTGCCATCTCTCTCATACAGCAACTATACAACAGAGACCTAA
- the DUSP22 gene encoding dual specificity protein phosphatase 22 isoform X1, whose translation MGNGMNKILPGLFIGNFKDARDVEQLSKNNITHILSIHDSARPMLEGVKYLCIPAADSPSQNLARHFRESIKFIHECRLTGEGCLVHCLAGVSRSVTLVVAYIMTITDFGWEDALSVVRAARSCANPNMGFQRQLQEFEKHDVDQFRQWLKEEYGENSSQDLQEAKNLLSKYKEQAELQQSTGGRQWNNNFSSVPSLSYSNYTTET comes from the exons ATGCCCGAGATGTAGAGCAATTGAGCAAGAATAACATTACGCACATTCTTTCCATTCATGACAGTGCCCGTCCTATGCTTGAG GGAGTGAAGTATCTCTGTATTCCTGCTGCTGACTCACCCTCGCAGAACTT ggCAAGGCATTTCAGAGAGAGCATCAAATTCATCCATGAGTGCCGGCTTACAGGTGAAGGCTGCCTAGTTCATTG CCTTGCAGGTGTCTCCAGGAGCGTAACATTGGTGGTTGCCTACATTATGACCATCACAGACTTTGGCTGGGAAGATGCACTGTCTGTTGTCCGAGCAGCGAGATCCTGTGCCAATCCCAACATGGGCTTCCAGAGACAGCTACAGGAGTTTGAAAAGCATGATGTCGATCAG TTCAGGCAGTGGCTGAAAGAAGAATATGGTGAAAACTCTTCTCAGGATCTGCAAGAAGCCAAAAATCTTCTGAGCAAATATAAAGAGCAGGCAGAGTTGCAGCAGAGTACTGGGGGAAGACAGTGGAATAACAACTTCTCGTCTGTGCCATCTCTCTCATACAGCAACTATACAACAGAGACCTAA